A portion of the Sulfurospirillum diekertiae genome contains these proteins:
- a CDS encoding response regulator, giving the protein MSKRVILVDDSKTILATAEMALEDMIGKGIIEFATYLNPAELLEALLGGAENYDLLISDINMAQMSGLDLSEQLKSHEKFKNRPILILTTESSPEMKARGKSIGVTGWMVKPFSDEKLVKAITMVLGL; this is encoded by the coding sequence GTGAGTAAACGTGTAATTTTGGTCGATGATTCTAAAACAATTTTGGCGACTGCTGAGATGGCACTTGAAGATATGATAGGAAAAGGGATTATCGAATTTGCAACATATCTTAATCCTGCCGAGCTTTTAGAGGCGCTTCTTGGAGGTGCTGAAAATTATGACCTTCTCATTAGTGACATTAATATGGCTCAGATGAGTGGACTTGACCTTTCAGAGCAGTTAAAATCCCATGAAAAATTTAAAAATAGACCTATACTTATTTTAACTACAGAGAGTTCCCCTGAAATGAAGGCAAGAGGTAAATCCATCGGTGTAACAGGCTGGATGGTAAAACCTTTTAGTGATGAAAAGCTTGTAAAAGCTATAACGATGGTATTAGGACTCTAA
- a CDS encoding Opr family porin, translating to MQLRYSHMIMAMVLGSSLSIASDATNLEEVFTQGKIEGTLGWFGQSNNAKGATADSGFSNGYLNVGFETAPLYGISLGFSGWGSVKTSEKNDGDYNNAIADQSVLSQAYIKIEHEGMGKVVLGRQAVDFNWLTDYIEGATFEFKGVENLVLNMAWARKYSVVDIDEISEEFSKLNGNKGIYMLDAKYTPIEALEFNPYIYYGDNLLSAYGLKTTLTLQPSEELKTITMAHYVTINSDVEGTSDGSFAQVEQGVDFLGAKLALGYIKVNKNGMAGLGAFGDQLPFEEHNHTFDKDAKTPYASAAYEIEGIKLGAIYGKTSYLDEISGDKIREKELNLTIGYEIIKNLEASMIYANIDNDNNDESYNAIKAHIAYKF from the coding sequence ATGCAGTTACGCTATTCACATATGATTATGGCGATGGTTTTAGGAAGTAGTTTAAGTATAGCAAGCGATGCTACCAATTTGGAAGAAGTTTTTACGCAAGGTAAAATCGAGGGTACACTTGGTTGGTTTGGGCAATCTAATAATGCCAAAGGTGCTACTGCGGATAGTGGTTTCTCAAATGGGTATTTAAATGTGGGGTTTGAGACAGCACCATTATATGGCATTAGTTTAGGTTTTTCTGGGTGGGGTAGTGTTAAGACTAGTGAAAAAAATGACGGTGATTATAACAATGCTATAGCCGACCAAAGTGTCCTTTCTCAAGCTTATATCAAGATTGAGCATGAAGGTATGGGGAAAGTCGTTCTTGGGCGTCAAGCGGTGGATTTTAACTGGCTAACCGACTATATTGAGGGTGCGACATTTGAATTTAAAGGCGTTGAAAATCTTGTTTTAAATATGGCATGGGCACGTAAATACTCTGTTGTAGATATTGATGAAATTTCTGAAGAATTTAGTAAACTCAATGGTAACAAAGGTATCTATATGCTCGATGCCAAATATACTCCAATCGAAGCGCTGGAATTTAATCCTTATATCTACTATGGCGACAACCTTTTGAGTGCCTACGGTCTTAAAACGACCCTAACTTTACAGCCAAGTGAGGAGCTTAAAACGATCACCATGGCACACTATGTAACGATCAATAGCGATGTTGAAGGCACTTCGGATGGTTCATTTGCACAAGTAGAACAAGGTGTTGACTTTTTGGGTGCGAAATTAGCGCTTGGGTATATTAAAGTGAATAAAAATGGCATGGCAGGGCTTGGAGCGTTTGGTGATCAATTACCGTTTGAAGAGCACAATCATACGTTTGATAAAGATGCTAAAACACCTTATGCAAGTGCAGCATATGAAATTGAAGGGATTAAGCTGGGAGCAATTTACGGTAAAACGAGCTACTTAGATGAAATCTCAGGAGATAAAATTAGAGAGAAAGAGCTTAACTTGACTATTGGTTATGAGATCATCAAAAACCTTGAAGCTTCGATGATTTATGCCAACATTGACAACGACAACAATGACGAGAGTTATAACGCCATCAAAGCACATATAGCGTATAAGTTTTAA
- a CDS encoding chemotaxis protein CheW, producing the protein MEENKIKGVGRVANRFLTFYLEEEIYGVKISDVKEIIAMMKTTPVPKTPRFIKGVMNLRGNIIPVVDMRVKFDMPEVEPQMYTAIVIITIEGKNIGFIVDKVEEVVNVDDENISPPPEFGSNIDTRFIENMAKQKNKVVMILDLVALFGEEELSLVQNLSKTISDKG; encoded by the coding sequence ATGGAAGAGAACAAGATCAAAGGTGTTGGGCGAGTGGCAAATCGATTTCTTACTTTCTATCTTGAAGAGGAGATTTATGGTGTCAAGATCTCCGATGTCAAAGAAATTATTGCGATGATGAAGACAACGCCTGTGCCTAAAACACCCAGATTTATCAAAGGGGTCATGAATTTACGAGGTAATATCATTCCAGTCGTGGATATGCGTGTTAAGTTTGATATGCCAGAAGTTGAACCACAGATGTATACGGCTATTGTTATCATCACCATTGAGGGTAAAAATATTGGTTTTATTGTCGATAAAGTCGAAGAAGTGGTCAATGTAGATGATGAAAATATCTCTCCTCCCCCAGAATTTGGTTCCAATATAGATACAAGATTCATTGAAAATATGGCTAAACAGAAAAATAAAGTCGTGATGATACTTGATTTAGTGGCACTTTTTGGTGAAGAAGAGTTGAGTTTAGTTCAAAATTTAAGTAAAACAATCAGTGATAAAGGATAG
- a CDS encoding nickel/cobalt transporter — MLRKFLLAFFMLAFPYNLFACALCALYTPSATVVITMNGTPSKVETITFEWTFTQDFINTLLARYDENHNNKLDPKELERIKIILENYIAKRHYLTTIEYLSAARPNQDDVKKIPLHVKTKNLFLEGDTLIFHFTTEVNQEVTTGDELSFVTEDKEEYFKFLVHNVTYTIEKPFAMEFNIFNHIAFTKITTGMPAEANITAPIMPKEAPTSPVVEQPLPTPMSWLQSRLSHMQQNIQEAITNLTEKGTLLAYALFLGTSFLYGLLHAAGPGHGKALVSSYLFASDHRYTKALSMAALIGIVHTFAAFLLTLIIYGLFDLFFNAFFTNVTYYATKLSALIIIAIAGYLGWQKIKAMRTFKQTQKIVSFSEHPFTCKCSACSPKSQSTDWGVVLSAGVIPCPGTITIFIFALNTGAYLLGFLAALSMSLGMSSVIAITAIASVFTKNRFQTKSPKILIYSESISLGIMLILGFILLIA, encoded by the coding sequence ATGCTTCGAAAATTTCTTTTAGCCTTTTTTATGCTTGCCTTTCCTTATAACCTTTTTGCCTGTGCGTTGTGTGCTTTATACACGCCATCGGCTACCGTTGTCATCACCATGAATGGAACGCCTTCAAAAGTTGAAACCATTACCTTTGAATGGACATTTACACAGGATTTTATCAACACCCTCTTGGCGCGTTACGATGAAAACCACAACAATAAACTAGACCCTAAAGAGTTAGAACGCATCAAAATTATTTTGGAAAACTACATAGCCAAGCGTCATTACCTTACTACCATTGAATACCTCAGTGCAGCACGTCCGAACCAAGACGATGTGAAAAAAATACCTTTACATGTAAAAACAAAAAATCTCTTTTTAGAAGGTGACACGCTCATTTTTCATTTCACCACCGAGGTCAATCAAGAAGTGACAACAGGTGATGAACTCTCCTTTGTGACCGAAGACAAGGAAGAGTATTTTAAATTTTTAGTCCACAATGTGACTTATACGATCGAAAAACCTTTTGCAATGGAATTCAATATTTTTAACCATATTGCTTTTACCAAAATCACCACGGGCATGCCAGCGGAGGCAAACATTACCGCTCCCATCATGCCTAAAGAAGCGCCAACATCTCCTGTGGTAGAGCAACCGCTTCCAACGCCTATGTCATGGCTTCAATCACGATTAAGCCATATGCAGCAGAATATTCAAGAAGCCATCACCAATCTCACAGAGAAAGGAACACTTTTAGCCTATGCCCTTTTCTTAGGCACATCTTTTTTATACGGCCTGCTTCATGCCGCGGGTCCAGGACACGGTAAAGCGTTGGTCAGCTCTTATCTTTTTGCCTCAGATCATCGCTACACCAAAGCACTGAGCATGGCTGCACTCATTGGCATTGTTCATACATTTGCCGCCTTTTTACTCACACTCATCATTTACGGACTCTTTGATCTCTTTTTTAACGCCTTTTTTACCAACGTGACCTACTACGCAACAAAACTCTCGGCACTGATTATTATTGCCATTGCAGGCTATTTGGGGTGGCAAAAAATCAAAGCAATGAGAACCTTTAAACAGACCCAAAAAATCGTCTCTTTTTCCGAACACCCTTTTACATGTAAATGCTCCGCCTGTTCACCAAAGTCGCAAAGTACCGACTGGGGCGTAGTTTTAAGCGCTGGGGTGATTCCGTGCCCTGGAACGATTACGATCTTTATTTTTGCACTTAATACGGGAGCGTATCTTTTAGGGTTTTTAGCAGCCCTTAGCATGAGTTTAGGAATGAGCAGTGTCATTGCCATAACAGCGATTGCTTCGGTCTTTACCAAAAATCGTTTTCAAACCAAAAGCCCAAAAATCCTCATTTACAGTGAGAGCATCAGTCTTGGTATTATGCTGATTCTTGGTTTTATTTTACTGATCGCCTAA
- a CDS encoding DUF1007 family protein, which produces MAHPHIFIDTKVHVLPEKIVITWSFDEMTSAMLMDDYDKNKNKKLDPDEVAFMEKDHFRTLEPYSYFIHMSDGKDEFDLKRIIEFTASFENKKLIYTFAIPKPKLKKYELRFYDAEMYVALILKNEWLTCKEPISCKIEGYDADFYYAYKVMVQE; this is translated from the coding sequence GTGGCACATCCACATATCTTTATCGACACTAAAGTGCACGTTTTGCCTGAAAAAATCGTTATTACATGGAGCTTTGATGAGATGACTTCTGCCATGCTCATGGATGATTATGATAAAAATAAAAATAAAAAGCTCGATCCTGATGAAGTTGCTTTTATGGAAAAAGATCATTTTAGAACGCTAGAGCCTTACAGTTATTTTATCCATATGTCCGATGGGAAAGATGAGTTTGATCTTAAACGCATCATCGAATTTACAGCCTCTTTTGAAAACAAAAAACTCATCTATACCTTTGCCATTCCCAAGCCAAAACTGAAAAAATATGAACTTCGTTTTTACGATGCAGAGATGTATGTAGCGCTCATTTTAAAAAATGAATGGCTTACATGTAAAGAACCAATTTCGTGTAAAATAGAGGGGTATGATGCTGATTTTTACTACGCTTATAAGGTAATGGTTCAAGAATAA
- a CDS encoding LysE family translocator, which translates to MPLDLWTFLIAITLLTMTPGADTMIVIRNTLRGGAKDGLVSSLGICSGLFVHATLSAVGISAILLYSATAFTVLKSVGALYLLWLGFNSFKSFWTAKGVHQKHIAPKPFRFLVSLQEGFLSNVLNPKAIIFYMAFLPQFISHESSVLGQSLFLALLHFVIGTIWQAILVYTIVSANGFITKKKRTSKLRCYLRNGYDSAWHYAFFRKTLSQNLSERTF; encoded by the coding sequence ATGCCACTCGATCTTTGGACATTTTTAATTGCTATTACCTTGCTTACAATGACACCTGGGGCTGATACGATGATCGTCATTCGTAACACACTTCGTGGCGGGGCCAAAGATGGGCTTGTTTCAAGTTTGGGAATTTGTTCGGGTCTTTTTGTGCATGCAACACTCTCAGCAGTGGGTATTTCAGCGATTTTGCTCTACTCTGCAACGGCTTTTACGGTTTTAAAAAGCGTGGGAGCGCTCTACTTACTCTGGCTAGGATTTAACTCATTCAAATCATTTTGGACTGCAAAAGGCGTTCATCAAAAGCATATTGCTCCAAAACCCTTTCGTTTTTTAGTTTCATTACAAGAAGGGTTTTTATCCAATGTTCTCAATCCCAAAGCCATTATTTTTTATATGGCATTTCTACCACAATTTATTTCACATGAGAGCTCCGTCCTTGGACAATCGCTCTTTTTAGCACTGTTACACTTTGTTATCGGAACCATTTGGCAGGCTATTTTGGTCTATACCATTGTCTCAGCTAATGGCTTTATCACGAAAAAAAAGCGTACGTCAAAGCTTAGATGCTATCTCAGGAACGGTTATGATAGCGCTTGGCATTACGCTTTTTTTAGAAAAACGCTAAGCCAAAATCTTTCGGAGCGAACATTCTAA
- a CDS encoding flavodoxin produces MGKLKNGDDLAKYDLLILGTSTWYDGDLQDDWDSFMSHLKVADLRGKTVALFGLGDQESYGSDYVSGMRLIYDMVVEKGANVIGSWEDEGYSYESSASVMDGKFVGLALDEENQNELTDGRIETWCDQLETSLKVSA; encoded by the coding sequence GTGGGTAAGCTCAAAAATGGAGATGACCTTGCCAAATATGATCTGCTCATTTTAGGCACATCAACATGGTATGATGGCGATTTACAAGATGATTGGGACAGCTTTATGAGCCATTTAAAAGTAGCCGACCTTCGTGGTAAAACCGTAGCGCTTTTTGGTTTAGGTGATCAGGAAAGCTATGGTAGTGATTATGTCAGTGGTATGCGCCTAATTTACGATATGGTTGTTGAAAAAGGCGCTAACGTCATTGGCTCATGGGAAGATGAGGGTTATTCGTATGAGAGTTCGGCTTCTGTTATGGATGGAAAATTTGTGGGACTCGCACTCGATGAAGAAAATCAAAATGAACTCACCGATGGGCGCATAGAAACATGGTGCGATCAATTAGAAACTTCTTTGAAGGTGAGTGCATGA
- a CDS encoding nickel/cobalt transporter, whose translation MLSSLAISFAEANRYFNTELSSHFRAIDDGNVAPMLLIFLLSFGYGVVHAIGPGHGKALVAGYLLANPTKRAHVFQIGFLIAIVHALSALVVTLAATYLIQISAMKFFRQVNPPLFQISGALIVLMGCWLLYDVWRSRKMTKESVRPQKSRFGVVVLAGVVPCPGVITLCFFAITLGHITIGMIAAVFMSLGMGLTISLAGLLVNVMQKTKPVIAQPRWFWALRLVGVFIVIGLGLFFLANPVSTRAF comes from the coding sequence ATGCTTTCATCCCTCGCTATCAGTTTTGCTGAAGCAAATCGCTATTTCAACACCGAACTCTCTTCACATTTTCGTGCCATTGACGATGGTAATGTCGCACCTATGCTGCTTATTTTTCTGCTCTCTTTTGGGTATGGTGTCGTACATGCCATTGGACCTGGTCACGGTAAAGCACTTGTTGCGGGTTATCTTTTAGCCAACCCAACCAAACGTGCGCATGTTTTTCAGATAGGCTTTTTAATCGCCATCGTTCATGCCCTCTCAGCTCTTGTAGTGACACTGGCGGCAACGTATCTGATTCAAATCAGTGCAATGAAATTTTTCCGTCAAGTCAATCCACCTCTGTTTCAAATTTCAGGCGCACTCATTGTCCTTATGGGATGTTGGTTGCTTTACGATGTTTGGCGTTCACGAAAAATGACCAAAGAGAGTGTTCGTCCACAAAAAAGCCGTTTTGGCGTTGTTGTATTAGCCGGTGTTGTGCCCTGCCCTGGTGTCATTACTCTCTGCTTTTTTGCGATTACTTTAGGGCATATCACCATAGGGATGATTGCTGCGGTATTTATGAGTCTTGGCATGGGCCTTACCATCTCACTAGCAGGTCTTTTGGTGAATGTCATGCAAAAAACAAAACCTGTTATCGCTCAACCACGTTGGTTTTGGGCATTACGACTTGTGGGAGTATTCATTGTGATAGGACTCGGACTTTTCTTTTTGGCAAATCCTGTCTCAACAAGGGCTTTTTAA
- a CDS encoding TIGR01777 family oxidoreductase, with protein MKVAISGASGFVANALKKRFPNFVVIERKDDVEAIHQKLEGVDAVFNLSGAPIVARWNEAYKKVLYSSRIDTTKKLVEAINQSEVEHFISTSAVGIYPNNVPCDESTRILGDDFLGKLAQDWEAEALKCTKCTTILRFGVVLGPDGGALAKMLPAFKLGLGGIIGDGWMMTSWIDLDDLVAIYAFVLEQKYEGIYNATAPQPLSNYDFTKILGKVLHRPTFLPVPVFMIKLLFGEGSTVLLDSKEVYPKALLEKGFVFQYPDLECSLRKILA; from the coding sequence ATGAAAGTAGCCATCAGCGGAGCGAGCGGTTTTGTTGCGAATGCACTCAAAAAAAGATTTCCCAATTTTGTGGTGATTGAACGCAAAGATGATGTGGAAGCGATTCATCAAAAACTAGAAGGGGTAGACGCGGTTTTTAATCTCTCGGGTGCACCCATTGTTGCAAGATGGAATGAGGCGTATAAAAAAGTGCTTTACTCAAGTCGTATTGATACGACAAAAAAATTGGTCGAGGCAATCAATCAAAGCGAAGTGGAGCATTTTATCTCTACCTCTGCGGTGGGTATTTATCCGAATAATGTACCGTGTGATGAGAGTACACGCATACTTGGAGATGATTTTTTAGGAAAATTGGCGCAGGATTGGGAAGCGGAAGCTTTAAAATGTACGAAATGCACGACCATTTTACGTTTTGGTGTCGTACTAGGCCCCGACGGTGGTGCACTTGCAAAAATGTTACCCGCCTTTAAACTGGGACTGGGAGGTATCATTGGTGATGGATGGATGATGACCAGCTGGATTGATCTTGATGATCTTGTCGCTATTTACGCGTTTGTATTAGAGCAAAAATACGAGGGCATCTATAATGCTACTGCTCCACAGCCACTGAGCAACTACGACTTTACGAAAATTTTGGGCAAAGTGTTGCATCGCCCCACCTTTTTACCCGTGCCTGTTTTTATGATTAAACTGCTTTTTGGCGAGGGCTCAACCGTTTTACTGGACAGCAAAGAGGTCTACCCTAAAGCATTGCTTGAAAAAGGATTTGTGTTTCAATACCCCGATTTAGAATGTTCGCTCCGAAAGATTTTGGCTTAG
- a CDS encoding DnaJ domain-containing protein: protein MIIHQPYTLDKYYKILEVSQTESLQTIRKKYLCLAKIYHPDHQDTSSVEKFQQIQEAYETIKEQKRKKIAA, encoded by the coding sequence ATGATTATACATCAACCATATACTCTGGATAAATACTATAAAATTCTCGAAGTTTCACAAACAGAAAGTTTACAAACCATTCGTAAGAAATATCTCTGCCTCGCCAAAATATATCATCCAGATCACCAAGATACCTCATCTGTTGAGAAGTTTCAACAAATCCAAGAAGCCTACGAAACTATTAAAGAACAAAAGCGTAAAAAAATAGCTGCTTAG
- a CDS encoding AAA family ATPase, whose protein sequence is MKNTSHKIITISRQIGSGGAYVGQQLAKKLNFSYVDREIISQAAKEFSMLEEDLESRDEKVPSFWQSFLQSSICSPDVYLPPQVFVPTEEAIFKVESEIIKGIAKDRSAIIIGRCGSHILRDNPNHISIFLHAESDFRQKRIRELYHLSNTEAHKMLEQSDDERARYHQLLTGKPWSDATQYDLCINTSKLGIASSIELIAQTLNTYSSL, encoded by the coding sequence ATGAAAAACACATCCCATAAAATCATCACAATCAGTCGTCAAATAGGTAGTGGTGGTGCTTATGTTGGACAACAATTGGCGAAAAAACTTAATTTCAGTTATGTTGACCGAGAAATTATCTCTCAAGCAGCTAAAGAATTTTCAATGCTTGAAGAAGATCTAGAATCGCGTGATGAAAAAGTACCCTCTTTTTGGCAATCCTTCTTACAATCTAGCATTTGCAGTCCTGATGTATATCTGCCCCCACAAGTTTTTGTTCCCACGGAAGAGGCGATTTTTAAAGTTGAATCTGAAATTATTAAAGGTATTGCCAAAGATCGTTCCGCCATTATTATTGGAAGATGCGGTTCACATATTTTACGTGACAATCCAAATCATATCAGTATTTTTTTACATGCAGAGAGTGATTTTCGCCAAAAACGCATTAGGGAGTTATACCATCTTTCAAACACTGAAGCACATAAAATGCTTGAACAAAGTGATGATGAACGCGCTCGCTACCATCAATTACTCACAGGTAAACCTTGGAGTGATGCAACACAATACGATCTTTGCATCAACACTAGTAAATTAGGAATTGCTTCTAGCATAGAGCTTATTGCACAGACATTGAACACGTATAGCTCCTTGTAA
- a CDS encoding methyl-accepting chemotaxis protein translates to MGSNMTLGKRITIGFSILVFITVVLGIIGVVNMRNAASGAEKLSNVYVPGVDVASNIFKTANEIRYDMRAFVLNDDETVLANVKKNFAELKKYLSQAEELGKKNNLKELLQEEKAASKSLDEYQTWTEQSEKTLAKKKILDLAMVDNAAIFIKNTMSYVDSQQEQLKQDLEDKADKTKLWDRYEKIASINNVISIATEARIAGQRAQVKHDVSLLETAVGKFESIYKNIAQIRATTVRPVNLEQLKNIEASAKAYESALKGFISTMQESSNQGKNLVRISIDVLNSAEAVQDLGLKNVKDISNESNSSLSVASWIMIVGLIVALIISAIVAFLIIRSIVKVVTDAVKSLSEGTTQVVSASEQISSASVSLAEGASSQASSVEEVSATIEEATASNNQNADNSREANILAQHSNDAAKVGNHRVIELMSAMEQITASSQKIAKIIKTIDEIAFQTNLLALNAAVEAARAGEHGLGFAVVAEEVKNLAERSAGAAKEITGIIEASIDQVKAGTEVANKTKESFEDILNGIKKTSDLIGEIAISAKEQAEGMNQIATAMGSVDQITQQNASASEETAAAAEELNAQALSMLDNVSELALLAGFDMGKENRASSNIKRISTPSITPKRLSMSTTSKKPISKPSSTTSRRTNEDVFPLEESDLKEF, encoded by the coding sequence ATGGGCAGCAATATGACGTTAGGAAAGAGAATTACGATTGGCTTTAGCATTTTAGTATTTATCACCGTGGTGTTAGGTATTATAGGTGTTGTTAACATGCGTAATGCGGCAAGCGGGGCTGAAAAACTCTCAAATGTTTATGTCCCAGGAGTAGATGTTGCCTCTAACATCTTTAAAACAGCCAATGAAATACGTTACGACATGCGTGCATTTGTTTTAAATGATGATGAGACCGTTCTTGCCAACGTTAAGAAAAATTTTGCAGAACTTAAAAAATACCTTTCCCAAGCAGAAGAACTTGGTAAAAAAAATAACCTTAAAGAATTGTTGCAAGAAGAAAAAGCTGCTTCAAAATCATTAGATGAATACCAAACATGGACAGAGCAAAGTGAAAAAACCTTAGCAAAAAAGAAAATATTAGATTTAGCTATGGTTGATAATGCAGCTATTTTTATAAAAAACACTATGTCCTATGTTGATTCTCAGCAAGAACAACTTAAGCAAGATTTAGAAGATAAAGCGGATAAAACAAAACTTTGGGATCGATATGAAAAAATAGCTTCAATTAACAATGTGATATCAATTGCTACCGAAGCAAGAATCGCAGGGCAAAGAGCACAAGTTAAACATGATGTTTCTTTGTTGGAGACAGCTGTTGGTAAATTTGAGAGTATCTATAAAAATATTGCACAAATAAGAGCTACAACAGTGCGTCCCGTTAACTTGGAACAACTTAAAAATATTGAAGCTTCTGCGAAAGCCTATGAAAGTGCACTTAAAGGTTTTATCAGCACGATGCAAGAATCATCCAATCAAGGTAAAAATTTAGTCAGAATATCCATTGATGTGTTAAATTCTGCCGAAGCTGTTCAAGATTTGGGACTTAAAAATGTAAAAGATATCTCTAATGAGTCAAATAGTTCATTAAGCGTTGCTTCTTGGATCATGATTGTTGGGTTGATTGTGGCATTGATTATAAGTGCTATAGTTGCTTTTTTAATTATCAGAAGTATTGTTAAAGTAGTTACAGATGCAGTGAAATCACTTTCTGAGGGGACAACCCAGGTGGTGAGCGCCAGCGAACAAATTAGTTCTGCTTCGGTTTCGTTAGCGGAAGGAGCGAGTTCTCAGGCGAGTAGTGTAGAAGAAGTGAGCGCCACTATTGAAGAAGCTACTGCTAGTAATAATCAAAATGCTGATAATTCACGAGAAGCTAATATTCTGGCACAACACTCCAATGACGCTGCAAAAGTCGGTAACCATAGGGTGATAGAGCTTATGAGTGCGATGGAGCAAATCACCGCTTCTTCTCAAAAAATAGCCAAAATTATCAAAACAATTGATGAAATAGCTTTCCAAACCAATCTTTTGGCACTCAATGCTGCCGTTGAGGCTGCACGTGCAGGTGAGCATGGACTTGGCTTTGCCGTAGTTGCAGAAGAAGTAAAAAACCTCGCAGAGAGAAGTGCTGGGGCTGCTAAAGAGATTACTGGCATTATTGAAGCGAGTATCGATCAAGTGAAAGCTGGAACCGAAGTTGCCAATAAAACCAAAGAGTCTTTTGAAGATATTTTAAATGGTATTAAAAAGACTTCAGATCTTATTGGAGAGATTGCTATTTCTGCTAAAGAGCAAGCAGAAGGAATGAATCAAATTGCCACGGCAATGGGTTCAGTAGATCAAATCACACAACAAAATGCTTCAGCTTCTGAAGAGACAGCCGCTGCAGCGGAAGAACTCAATGCTCAAGCGCTTTCTATGCTTGATAATGTCTCAGAATTAGCATTGCTCGCAGGGTTTGATATGGGAAAAGAAAATCGCGCTTCTTCGAATATCAAAAGAATTTCAACTCCGAGTATCACTCCTAAACGACTTTCGATGTCGACAACGAGTAAAAAGCCTATAAGTAAGCCGTCATCCACAACTTCACGACGCACTAATGAAGATGTTTTTCCTCTAGAAGAAAGCGATCTCAAGGAATTTTAG